One stretch of Flavobacteriales bacterium DNA includes these proteins:
- a CDS encoding ATP-binding protein has translation MNSAIHVRRLIAQGEHQQLDFKYELNDSRKIARSLVAFANTDGGRLLVGVKDNGKITGIDSEEEMYVVEAAAQFYSDPEIPIQGQLHEIDGKEVLEIKVEASEEKHFVKEEGDRRMAYIRHEDMNLKANRVLLRIWQLSGKKKGDRFEYGEKEQRLFNYLKEHGHITFKKYCRITRQHYRRATDKLAKLVMWEVLDMDISEKGVFYTVGEHMDEALKRTEETVQRSVD, from the coding sequence ATGAATTCTGCTATACATGTCAGGCGATTGATTGCTCAAGGCGAGCATCAGCAATTGGATTTCAAGTATGAGCTGAATGATTCACGCAAGATCGCCCGCTCGTTGGTGGCTTTTGCCAATACGGATGGAGGCCGCTTGCTGGTAGGAGTGAAAGACAATGGGAAGATCACGGGGATCGATTCTGAAGAAGAGATGTACGTGGTCGAAGCAGCTGCTCAATTCTACAGCGACCCGGAAATTCCGATCCAAGGGCAGTTGCATGAGATAGATGGCAAAGAGGTACTGGAGATCAAGGTAGAAGCCAGCGAAGAGAAGCATTTCGTCAAGGAAGAAGGCGATAGACGCATGGCCTATATCCGCCATGAGGATATGAACCTCAAGGCCAATCGTGTCTTGCTGCGCATCTGGCAATTGAGTGGCAAGAAGAAGGGGGACCGATTCGAGTATGGCGAGAAAGAACAGCGTCTTTTCAACTACCTTAAGGAGCATGGTCACATCACCTTCAAGAAGTACTGCCGCATCACCAGACAACACTACCGAAGAGCCACCGATAAACTGGCCAAACTGGTCATGTGGGAAGTGCTAGATATGGATATCAGCGAGAAGGGTGTCTTCTATACCGTAGGGGAACACATGGATGAGGCACTCAAGCGGACCGAAGAGACCGTGCAGAGATCTGTGGATTGA